The following proteins are encoded in a genomic region of Pan troglodytes isolate AG18354 chromosome 2, NHGRI_mPanTro3-v2.0_pri, whole genome shotgun sequence:
- the QARS1 gene encoding glutamine--tRNA ligase isoform X2 encodes MGLLMGEARAVLKWADGKMIKNEVDMQVLHLLGPKMEADLEKKFKVAKARLEETDRRTAKDVMENGETADQTLSLIEQLRGEALKFHKPGENYKTPGYVVTPHTMNLLKQHLEITGGQVRTRFPPEPNGILHIGHAKAINFNFGYAKANNGICFLRFDDTNPEKEEAKFFTAICDMVAWLGYTPYKVTYASDYFDQLYAWAVELIRRGLAYVCHQRGEELKGHNTLPSPWRDRPMEESLLLFEAMRKGKFSEGEATLRMKLVMEDGKMDPVAYRVKYTPHHRTGDKWCIYPTYDYTHCLCDSIEHITHSLCTKEFQARRSSYFWLCNALDVYCPVQWEYGRLNLHYAVVSKRKILQLVATGAVRDWDDPRLFTLTALRRRGFPPEAINNFCARVGVTVAQTTMEPHLLEACVRDVLNDTAPRAMAVLESLRVIITNFPAAKSLDIQVPNFPADETKGFHQVPFAPIVFIERTDFKEEPEPGFKRLAWGQPVGLRHTGYVIELQHVVKGPSGCVESLEVTCRRADAGEKPKAFIHWVSQPLMCEVRLYERLFQHKNPEDPTEVPGGFLSDLNLASLHVVDAALVDCSVALAKPFDKFQFERLGYFSVDPDSHQGKLVFNRTVTLKEDPGKV; translated from the exons ATGGGGCTGCTGATGG GAGAGGCTCGGGCTGTGCTGAAGTGGGCAGATGGCAAAATGATCAAGAATGAAGTGGACATGCAG GTCCTCCACCTTCTGGGCCCCAAGATGGAGGCTGATCTGGAGAAGAAGTTCAAG GTGGCAAAAGCTCGGCTAGAAGAAACAGACCGGAGGACGGCAAAGGATGTGATGGAGAATG GCGAGACTGCTgaccagaccctgtctctgattGAGCAGCTCCGGGGGGAGGCCCTTAAGTTCCACAAGCCTG GTGAGAACTACAAGACCCCAGGCTATGTGGTCACTCCACACACCATGAATCTACTAAAGCAGCACTTGGAGATTACTGGTGGGCAG GTACGTACCCGGTTCCCGCCAGAACCCAATGGAATCCTGCATATTGGACATGCCAAAGCCATCAATTTCAACTTCGGCTATGCCAAG GCCAACAATGGCATCTGTTTTCTGCGTTTTGATGACACCAACCCTGAGAAGGAGGAAGCAAAgttcttcacggccatctgtgaCATGGTGGCCTGGCTAG GCTACACACCTTACAAAGTCACATATGCGTCTGACTATTTTGACCAGCTATATGCGTGGGCTGTGGAGCTCATCCGCAG GGGTCTGGCTTATGTGTGCCACCAGCGAGGAGAGGAGCTCAAAGGCCATAATACTCTGCCTTCACCCTGGAGAGACCGTCCCATGGAGGAGTCACTGCTGCTCTTTGAG GCAATGCGCAAGGGCAAGTTTTCAGAGGGCGAGGCCACACTACGGATGAAGCTGGTGATGGAGGATGGCAAGATGGACCCTGTAGCCTATCGAGTCAAGTATACACCACACCACCGCACAGGGGACAAATG GTGCATCTATCCCACCTACGACTACACACACTGCCTCTGTGACTCCATCGAGCACATCACTCACTCACTCTGCACCAAGGAATTCCAGGCTCG ACGCTCTTCCTACTTCTGGCTTTGCAATGCACTGGACGTCTATTGCCCTGTGCAGTGGGAGTATGGCCGCCTCAACCTGCACTATGCTGTTGTCTCTAAGAGGAAGATCCTCCAGCTTGTAGCAACTGGTGCTGTGCG GGACTGGGATGACCCACGGCTCTTTACACTCACGGCCCTGCGACGGCGGGGCTTCCCACCTGAGGCCATCAACAACTTCTGTGCCCGG GTGGGAGTGACTGTGGCACAGACCACAATGGAGCCACATCTTCTAGAAGCCTGTGTGCGTGATGTACTGAATGACACAGCCCCACGAGCCATGGCTGTGCTGGAGTCACTACGGGTCATCATCACCAACTTTCCTGCTGCCAAG TCCTTGGACATCCAGGTGCCCAACTTCCCAGCTGATGAGACCAAAGGCTTCCATCAGGTTCCCTTTGCACCCATTGTCTTCATTGAGAGGACTGACTTCAAGGAG GAGCCAGAGCCAGGATTTAAGCGCCTGGCTTGGGGCCAGCCTGTGGGCCTGAGGCATACAGGCTACGTCATTGAGCTGCAGCATGTTGTCAAG GGCCCCAGTGGTTGTGTAGAGAGTCTGGAGGTGACCTGCAGACgggcagatgctggagagaagcCAAAGGCCTTTATTCACTGGGTGTCACAGCCTTTGATGTGTGAGGTTCGCCTCTATGAGCGACT ATTCCAGCACAAGAACCCTGAAGATCCTACTGAGGTGCCTGGTGGATTTTTAAGTGACCTGAACCTG GCATCACTACACGTGGTGGATGCAGCATTAGTGGACTGCTCTGTGGCCCTGGCAAAACCCTTCGACAAGTTCCAGTTTGAGCGTCTTGGATATTTCTCCGTGGATCCAGACAGCCATCAGGGAAAG
- the QARS1 gene encoding glutamine--tRNA ligase (The RefSeq protein has 1 substitution compared to this genomic sequence): MAALDSLSLFTSLGLSEQKARETLKNSALSAQLREAATQAQQTLGSTIDKATGILLYGLASRLRDTRRLSFLVSYIASKKIHTEPQLSAALEYVRSHPLDPIDTVDFERECGVGVIVTPEQIEEAVEAAINRHRPQLLVERYHFNMGLLMGEARAVLKWADGKMIKNEVDMQVLHLLGPKMEADLEKKFKVAKARLEETDRRTAKDVMENGENYKTPGYVVTPHTMNLLKQHLEITGGQVRTRFPPEPNGILHIGHAKAINFNFGYAKANNGICFLRFDDTNPEKEEAKFFTAICDMVAWLGYTPYKVTYASDYFDQLYAWAVELIRRGLAYVCHQRGEELKGHNTLPSPWRDRPMEESLLLFEAMRKGKFSEGEATLRMKLVMEDGKMDPVAYRVKYTPHHRTGDKWCIYPTYDYTHCLCDSIEHITHSLCTKEFQARRSSYFWLCNALDVYCPVQWEYGRLNLHYAVVSKRKILQLVATGAVRDWDDPRLFTLTALRRRGFPPEAINNFCARVGVTVAQTTMEPHLLEACVRDVLNDTAPRAMAVLESLRVIITNFPAAKSLDIQVPNFPADETKGFHQVPFAPIVFIERTDFKEEPEPGFKRLAWGQPVGLRHTGYVIELQHVVKGPSGCVESLEVTCRRADAGEKPKAFIHWVSQPLMCEVRLYERLFQHKNPEDPTEVPGGFLSDLNLASLHVVDAALVDCSVALAKPFDKFQFERLGYFSMDPDSHQGKLVFNRTVTLKEDPGKV; the protein is encoded by the exons ATGGCGGCTCTAGACTCCCTGTCGCTCTTCACTAGCCTCGGCCTGAGCGAGCAGAAGGCCCGTGAGACGCTCAAGAACTCGGCTCTGAGCGCGCAGCTGCGCGAGGCCGCTACTCAG GCTCAGCAGACCCTGGGTTCCACCATTGACAAAGCTACCGGGATCCTGTTATATGGCTTGGCCTCCCGACTCAGGGATACCCGGCGTCTCTCCTTCCTTGTAAGCTACATAGCCAGTAAGAAGATCCACACTGAGCCCCAGCTAAGCG CTGCCCTTGAGTATGTGCGGAGTCACCCCTTGGACCCCATCGACACTGTGGACTTCGAGCGGGAATGTGGCGTGGGTGTCATTGTGACCCCAGAGCAGATTGAGGAGGCT GTGGAGGCTGCTATTAACAGGCACCGGCCCCAGCTCCTGGTGGAACGTTACCATTTCAACATGGGGCTGCTGATGG GAGAGGCTCGGGCTGTGCTGAAGTGGGCAGATGGCAAAATGATCAAGAATGAAGTGGACATGCAG GTCCTCCACCTTCTGGGCCCCAAGATGGAGGCTGATCTGGAGAAGAAGTTCAAG GTGGCAAAAGCTCGGCTAGAAGAAACAGACCGGAGGACGGCAAAGGATGTGATGGAGAATG GTGAGAACTACAAGACCCCAGGCTATGTGGTCACTCCACACACCATGAATCTACTAAAGCAGCACTTGGAGATTACTGGTGGGCAG GTACGTACCCGGTTCCCGCCAGAACCCAATGGAATCCTGCATATTGGACATGCCAAAGCCATCAATTTCAACTTCGGCTATGCCAAG GCCAACAATGGCATCTGTTTTCTGCGTTTTGATGACACCAACCCTGAGAAGGAGGAAGCAAAgttcttcacggccatctgtgaCATGGTGGCCTGGCTAG GCTACACACCTTACAAAGTCACATATGCGTCTGACTATTTTGACCAGCTATATGCGTGGGCTGTGGAGCTCATCCGCAG GGGTCTGGCTTATGTGTGCCACCAGCGAGGAGAGGAGCTCAAAGGCCATAATACTCTGCCTTCACCCTGGAGAGACCGTCCCATGGAGGAGTCACTGCTGCTCTTTGAG GCAATGCGCAAGGGCAAGTTTTCAGAGGGCGAGGCCACACTACGGATGAAGCTGGTGATGGAGGATGGCAAGATGGACCCTGTAGCCTATCGAGTCAAGTATACACCACACCACCGCACAGGGGACAAATG GTGCATCTATCCCACCTACGACTACACACACTGCCTCTGTGACTCCATCGAGCACATCACTCACTCACTCTGCACCAAGGAATTCCAGGCTCG ACGCTCTTCCTACTTCTGGCTTTGCAATGCACTGGACGTCTATTGCCCTGTGCAGTGGGAGTATGGCCGCCTCAACCTGCACTATGCTGTTGTCTCTAAGAGGAAGATCCTCCAGCTTGTAGCAACTGGTGCTGTGCG GGACTGGGATGACCCACGGCTCTTTACACTCACGGCCCTGCGACGGCGGGGCTTCCCACCTGAGGCCATCAACAACTTCTGTGCCCGG GTGGGAGTGACTGTGGCACAGACCACAATGGAGCCACATCTTCTAGAAGCCTGTGTGCGTGATGTACTGAATGACACAGCCCCACGAGCCATGGCTGTGCTGGAGTCACTACGGGTCATCATCACCAACTTTCCTGCTGCCAAG TCCTTGGACATCCAGGTGCCCAACTTCCCAGCTGATGAGACCAAAGGCTTCCATCAGGTTCCCTTTGCACCCATTGTCTTCATTGAGAGGACTGACTTCAAGGAG GAGCCAGAGCCAGGATTTAAGCGCCTGGCTTGGGGCCAGCCTGTGGGCCTGAGGCATACAGGCTACGTCATTGAGCTGCAGCATGTTGTCAAG GGCCCCAGTGGTTGTGTAGAGAGTCTGGAGGTGACCTGCAGACgggcagatgctggagagaagcCAAAGGCCTTTATTCACTGGGTGTCACAGCCTTTGATGTGTGAGGTTCGCCTCTATGAGCGACT ATTCCAGCACAAGAACCCTGAAGATCCTACTGAGGTGCCTGGTGGATTTTTAAGTGACCTGAACCTG GCATCACTACACGTGGTGGATGCAGCATTAGTGGACTGCTCTGTGGCCCTGGCAAAACCCTTCGACAAGTTCCAGTTTGAGCGTCTTGGATATTTCTCCGTGGATCCAGACAGCCATCAGGGAAAG
- the QARS1 gene encoding glutamine--tRNA ligase isoform X1 gives MPTCRLGPKFLLVSGVSAMAALDSLSLFTSLGLSEQKARETLKNSALSAQLREAATQAQQTLGSTIDKATGILLYGLASRLRDTRRLSFLVSYIASKKIHTEPQLSAALEYVRSHPLDPIDTVDFERECGVGVIVTPEQIEEAVEAAINRHRPQLLVERYHFNMGLLMGEARAVLKWADGKMIKNEVDMQVLHLLGPKMEADLEKKFKVAKARLEETDRRTAKDVMENGETADQTLSLIEQLRGEALKFHKPGENYKTPGYVVTPHTMNLLKQHLEITGGQVRTRFPPEPNGILHIGHAKAINFNFGYAKANNGICFLRFDDTNPEKEEAKFFTAICDMVAWLGYTPYKVTYASDYFDQLYAWAVELIRRGLAYVCHQRGEELKGHNTLPSPWRDRPMEESLLLFEAMRKGKFSEGEATLRMKLVMEDGKMDPVAYRVKYTPHHRTGDKWCIYPTYDYTHCLCDSIEHITHSLCTKEFQARRSSYFWLCNALDVYCPVQWEYGRLNLHYAVVSKRKILQLVATGAVRDWDDPRLFTLTALRRRGFPPEAINNFCARVGVTVAQTTMEPHLLEACVRDVLNDTAPRAMAVLESLRVIITNFPAAKSLDIQVPNFPADETKGFHQVPFAPIVFIERTDFKEEPEPGFKRLAWGQPVGLRHTGYVIELQHVVKGPSGCVESLEVTCRRADAGEKPKAFIHWVSQPLMCEVRLYERLFQHKNPEDPTEVPGGFLSDLNLASLHVVDAALVDCSVALAKPFDKFQFERLGYFSVDPDSHQGKLVFNRTVTLKEDPGKV, from the exons ATGCCGACCTGCAGACTGGGGCCTAAGTTTCTTTTAGTTTCCGGTGTCTCTGCAATGGCGGCTCTAGACTCCCTGTCGCTCTTCACTAGCCTCGGCCTGAGCGAGCAGAAGGCCCGTGAGACGCTCAAGAACTCGGCTCTGAGCGCGCAGCTGCGCGAGGCCGCTACTCAG GCTCAGCAGACCCTGGGTTCCACCATTGACAAAGCTACCGGGATCCTGTTATATGGCTTGGCCTCCCGACTCAGGGATACCCGGCGTCTCTCCTTCCTTGTAAGCTACATAGCCAGTAAGAAGATCCACACTGAGCCCCAGCTAAGCG CTGCCCTTGAGTATGTGCGGAGTCACCCCTTGGACCCCATCGACACTGTGGACTTCGAGCGGGAATGTGGCGTGGGTGTCATTGTGACCCCAGAGCAGATTGAGGAGGCT GTGGAGGCTGCTATTAACAGGCACCGGCCCCAGCTCCTGGTGGAACGTTACCATTTCAACATGGGGCTGCTGATGG GAGAGGCTCGGGCTGTGCTGAAGTGGGCAGATGGCAAAATGATCAAGAATGAAGTGGACATGCAG GTCCTCCACCTTCTGGGCCCCAAGATGGAGGCTGATCTGGAGAAGAAGTTCAAG GTGGCAAAAGCTCGGCTAGAAGAAACAGACCGGAGGACGGCAAAGGATGTGATGGAGAATG GCGAGACTGCTgaccagaccctgtctctgattGAGCAGCTCCGGGGGGAGGCCCTTAAGTTCCACAAGCCTG GTGAGAACTACAAGACCCCAGGCTATGTGGTCACTCCACACACCATGAATCTACTAAAGCAGCACTTGGAGATTACTGGTGGGCAG GTACGTACCCGGTTCCCGCCAGAACCCAATGGAATCCTGCATATTGGACATGCCAAAGCCATCAATTTCAACTTCGGCTATGCCAAG GCCAACAATGGCATCTGTTTTCTGCGTTTTGATGACACCAACCCTGAGAAGGAGGAAGCAAAgttcttcacggccatctgtgaCATGGTGGCCTGGCTAG GCTACACACCTTACAAAGTCACATATGCGTCTGACTATTTTGACCAGCTATATGCGTGGGCTGTGGAGCTCATCCGCAG GGGTCTGGCTTATGTGTGCCACCAGCGAGGAGAGGAGCTCAAAGGCCATAATACTCTGCCTTCACCCTGGAGAGACCGTCCCATGGAGGAGTCACTGCTGCTCTTTGAG GCAATGCGCAAGGGCAAGTTTTCAGAGGGCGAGGCCACACTACGGATGAAGCTGGTGATGGAGGATGGCAAGATGGACCCTGTAGCCTATCGAGTCAAGTATACACCACACCACCGCACAGGGGACAAATG GTGCATCTATCCCACCTACGACTACACACACTGCCTCTGTGACTCCATCGAGCACATCACTCACTCACTCTGCACCAAGGAATTCCAGGCTCG ACGCTCTTCCTACTTCTGGCTTTGCAATGCACTGGACGTCTATTGCCCTGTGCAGTGGGAGTATGGCCGCCTCAACCTGCACTATGCTGTTGTCTCTAAGAGGAAGATCCTCCAGCTTGTAGCAACTGGTGCTGTGCG GGACTGGGATGACCCACGGCTCTTTACACTCACGGCCCTGCGACGGCGGGGCTTCCCACCTGAGGCCATCAACAACTTCTGTGCCCGG GTGGGAGTGACTGTGGCACAGACCACAATGGAGCCACATCTTCTAGAAGCCTGTGTGCGTGATGTACTGAATGACACAGCCCCACGAGCCATGGCTGTGCTGGAGTCACTACGGGTCATCATCACCAACTTTCCTGCTGCCAAG TCCTTGGACATCCAGGTGCCCAACTTCCCAGCTGATGAGACCAAAGGCTTCCATCAGGTTCCCTTTGCACCCATTGTCTTCATTGAGAGGACTGACTTCAAGGAG GAGCCAGAGCCAGGATTTAAGCGCCTGGCTTGGGGCCAGCCTGTGGGCCTGAGGCATACAGGCTACGTCATTGAGCTGCAGCATGTTGTCAAG GGCCCCAGTGGTTGTGTAGAGAGTCTGGAGGTGACCTGCAGACgggcagatgctggagagaagcCAAAGGCCTTTATTCACTGGGTGTCACAGCCTTTGATGTGTGAGGTTCGCCTCTATGAGCGACT ATTCCAGCACAAGAACCCTGAAGATCCTACTGAGGTGCCTGGTGGATTTTTAAGTGACCTGAACCTG GCATCACTACACGTGGTGGATGCAGCATTAGTGGACTGCTCTGTGGCCCTGGCAAAACCCTTCGACAAGTTCCAGTTTGAGCGTCTTGGATATTTCTCCGTGGATCCAGACAGCCATCAGGGAAAG